One segment of Fusarium oxysporum f. sp. lycopersici 4287 chromosome 7, whole genome shotgun sequence DNA contains the following:
- a CDS encoding pheromone alpha factor receptor, translating into MSTFDPFTQNITFLAADGNTTISIPVVLVDEMRRMMVNTVINYATQLGACLVMLVVLLVMVPFSKFRRPFNALQIISLFICSCRMVLLCIWNISKFADFYPFWSHDFSHIPRSEYAPAIAANIISLLLVISIETMLMSQAWTMVKLWPNMWKYIIAGLSLVISLMTICVRIAFTTVQNKAVLDTIPPLHMLWLIKWTVIMNVSSISWWCAIFNIKLIWHLISNRGILPSYKTLTPMEVLVMTNGILMIIPVIFASLEWAHFVDFEAASLTLSSVAVILPLGTLAAQRIAASNANSAHSSGASSGIRYGPSGPSSFTGFKAPSFSTNRSGATDRPHVSVYARYEAGTSSRDHINPEDVELGKIDNDHVRVDKAFLQREERI; encoded by the exons ATGTCGACCTTTGATCCGTTTACGCAGAACATCACGTTCTTAGCAGCAGATGGAAACACCACCATCAGCATCCCCGTGGTGCTCGTTGACGAGATGCGTCGTATGATGGTCAACACCGTCATCAACTATGCCACACAACTCGGCGCCTGTCTCGTCATGCTCGTCGTTCTCCTCGTCATGGTCCCCTTCTCCAAGTTCCGAAGACCCTTCAACGCTCTTCAGATCATCAGTCTCTTCATCTGCTCGTGTAGAATGGTTCTCCTGTGTATCTGGAACATCTCCAAGTTCGCCGACTTTTATCCCTTCTGGTCTCACGACTTTAGCCATATTCCTCGCAGTGAGTATGCACCAGCCATCGCTGCCAATATCATCTCGCTCTTGCTCGTCATCTCGATTGAGACGATGCTCATGAGTCAGGCTTGGACGATGGTTAAGCTGTGGCCGAATATGTGGAAGTATATCATTGCTGGTCTTTCACTCGTCATATCTCTCATGACGATCTGTGTGAGAATTGCTTTCACGACTGTTCAGAACAAGGCAGTTCTCGATACCATTCCGCCATTGCATATGCTCTGGCTCATCAAGTGGACGGTCATCATGAATGTGTCTTCCATCTCATGGTGGtgtgccatcttcaacatcaagctcatctGGCATCTCATCTCCAATCGTGGTATCCTACCATCTTACAAGACGCTCACTCCCATGGAAGTCCTCGTCATGACCAACGGCATCCTGATGATCATCCCAG TCATCTTCGCCTCTCTTGAATGGGCTCACTTCGTCGACTTCGAAGCAGCATCCCTCACCCTCTCCTCCGTCGCCGTCATCCTCCCGCTCGGCACCCTCGCCGCACAACGCATCGCCGCCAGCAACGCCAACAGCGCCCACTCCTCCGGCGCCTCAAGCGGCATCCGCTACGGCCCCAGCGGCCCCAGCTCTTTCACTGGCTTCAAGGCACCTAGTTTCAGCACCAACCGCAGCGGCGCCACCGACAGGCCTCACGTCTCCGTGTACGCCCGCTATGAAGCTGGGACTTCGTCTCGCGACCACATCAATCCCGAGGATGTTGAGCTAGGCAAGATCGATAATGACCACGTCCGGGTTGACAAAGCCTTCTTGCAACGTGAAGAGCGGATCTAG
- a CDS encoding hypothetical protein (At least one base has a quality score < 10), which produces MSTHSSSRKNSPPKFVSESSDARRLTSSKFAQLLSKFEVLEAVSSVGSPPPPSKTKPASAIKVTSTIEQTSSSASKPSSNASTRIRERGSTGSSHVSSGRFVPSSQETPRTRRVKTFGTQSPVISTRNADSKARQKSVAERIIMFEAADQQAQTEASSPTRTSIPRSPSKLAHSKSWQTIKTRRSAAGPRADDSPITPNPVRIAKTFSLTSHTVPSPRTLLASDDPFGTWRSPLNRPDDSWTSFKRNSLVMSTPDASPSYIKSQYTEVTPSSVQAVSTSRFKLDDVRDDAFVENNNVTIEETRHNGWVRNARKIASSLSNTVSAGSSSLRRKSRGSHDAPSQPPSNNSGLMSFRFARASTPSRSSLPRSRISNFRKQFDQLKDQPVASVGALETKRRESKSYAPRWSRATVQSPQTPVGRRNTEKYISPLKQKIDLFESLDRQAPSLDSTHTIDTGKQSVFNINKRKSSIVGPLRTFKGTLRRISTSYRRTPSEWSTTSSRDIAPSQLRGSEDATVVQDGQAVEFANDEPLSPRSIDAIPGQPVLGQTFLTNEIISPLLLEKPSSLPRNSITQAGFNMDGEAGFGVVPPPLFTEPQRRFSHTKHGLSRAANRFSLPDIEKELELIELLEDDRQTVPAHSPFVSKVVCELEQPRPVHANELKRLVSLCKEKIRKISGGRSE; this is translated from the exons ATGAGCACGCATTCGTCTTCTCGCAAGAATTCACCACCCAAGTTCGTCTCCGAAAGTTCAGATGCCCGCAGATTGACCAGCAGCAAGTTCGCCCAGCTTCTCTCCAAGTTTGAAGTCCTTGAGGCAGTCTCCTCTGTTGGCagccctcctcctccttcaaagacaaagcCCGCCTCTGCCATCAAGGTAACTTCGACAATCGAGCAGACTTCATCGAGCGCCTCAAAACCATCATCTAATGCATCAACAAGAATCCGAGAAAGAGGCTCTACCGGTTCCAGCCATGTCTCGTCCGGTCGTTTCGTTCCTTCAAGCCAAGAAACCCCTCGCACTCGTCGAGTGAAAACTTTTGGTACCCAGTCGCCTGTGATCTCGACTAGAAATGCGGACTCAAAGGCAAGGCAAAAGTCTGTGGCAGAGAGAATAATAATGTTTGAGGCTGCAGACCAACAGGCGC AAACAGAAGCCTCTAGTCCTACCCGTACTTCTATCCCTCGTTCGCCATCAAAGCTGGCTCATTCCAAAAGTTGGCAAACGATCAAGACAAGACGGTCAGCCGCAGGACCACGAGCAGACGATTCTCCCATTACGCCGAATCCAGTGCGCATTGCAAAGACATTCTCGCTCACGTCTCATACTGTTCCCTCACCTCGGACACTCCTGGCTTCTGATGATCCTTTTGGCACATGGCGATCTCCTTTGAATCGACCAGATGACTCATGGACTTCTTTCAAGCGTAACAGCCTCGTCATGAGTACGCCTGATGCGAGTCCAAGCTACATCAAGTCTCAGTACACCGAAGTGACACCATCATCTGTGCAGGCGGTATCTACGAGTCGattcaagcttgatgatgttcGTGATGATGCTTTTGTTGAAAATAACAACGTCACAATCGAAGAGACCCGACATAATGGCTGGGTGCGAAATGCTCGCAAGATAGCATCTTCATTGTCAAATACAGTCTCCGCAGGAAGTTCAAGCCTTCGAAGAAAATCCCGTGGATCCCATGATGCTCCCAGCCAACCTCCGAGCAATAACAGCGGTCTCATGTCTTTCAGATTTGCGAGAGCAAGTACTCCGAGTCGCTCCAGCCTACCACGCTCTAGAATTTCCAATTTCAGAAAGCAGTTTGATCAGTTGAAGGATCAGCCAGTGGCTTCTGTTGGTGCTCTTGAAACCAAACGGCGCGA GTCAAAAAGTTATGCTCCTCGTTGGAGTCGGGCTACGGTGCAAAGTCCACAAACTCCTGTCGGTCGGCGTAACACGGAGAAGTATATTTCACCTTTGAAGCAAAAGATCGACCTATTTGAGTCTCTTGATCGCCAGGCTCCTTCACTCGATTCTACTCATACAATTGATACTGGTAAGCAGTCTGtgttcaacatcaacaagcgAAAGAGTTCTATTGTTGGTCCTCTGAGGACCTTCAAGGGTACCCTGCGACGAATTTCTACATCTTACCGAAGGACGCCCTCAGAATGGAGCACTACAAGTTCGAGAGATATCGCCCCCTCCCAACTTAGGGGCTCTGAGGATGCTACTGTGGTGCAGGATGGTCAGGCTGTTGAATTTGCGAACGACGAACCGCTGTCACCCCGTTCAATTGATGCGATTCCCGGTCAGCCCGTTCTCGGCCAAACTTTCCTCACCAACGAAATCATTTCGCCTCTTTTACTAGAAAAGCCATCGTCTCTCCCTCGAAATTCCATCACCCAGGCAGGCTTCAACATGGATGGCGAGGCTGGATTTGGTGTAGTGCCGCCTCCTTTGTTCACAGAACCTCAAAGGCGGTTCTCTCACACCAAGCACGGCCTGTCCCGAGCGGCAAACCGGTTTTCTCTACCcgatattgagaaggagcttgaaCTCATCGAGCTCCTTGAGGATGATCGTCAGACTGTACCCGCACACAGCCCATTTGTCTCCAAGGTAGTCTGTGAGTTGGAGCAACCTCGACCGGTACACGCGAACGAGCTGAAGCGACTTGTTAGTTTGTGCAAGGAAAAAATCAGAAAGATTTCAGGAGGCCGCAGCGAGTAG